Within the Enterococcus hirae ATCC 9790 genome, the region GGTGTACAAATGGCCGATCCTAGATCCATCATTGCTTGGTTAAACTCACCAGGATGCTTTTCATCAATGATCTTACGCATCGCCTCATCAAAAATTTTCCGACTAGAAGCTTTGGCGATGTCAGCTTCAATACAAAATAAGCGACTCACGACTCTCATGACATTCCCGTCGATTGCTGGTTCTGGCAAACCAAAAGCAATACTTGAAATAGCGCCTGTAGTATAAGGGCCAATCCCTTTCAATGAACTGATTTCTTCTGGTGTTTGCGGCATACGTCCATCAAATTCTGTCATGATCTGTTGGGCAGCAGCTTGGATATTTCGAACGCGAGAATAATACCCCAATCCTTCCCAAGCCTTTAAAAGTTTTTCTTCTGGTGCCGCAGCTAACGCTTCAATAGTCGGAAACCATTCCATAAAGCGATAAAAATAAGCAATTACCGTATCTACACGGGTTTGTTGAAGCATGATTTCAGAAATCCAGATACGATAAGGATCACGATCATAGCGCCAAGGTAGATTGCGTTTTTCTTTTTCGTACCAGCCAACAAATTGCGTTTGAAACTGTGCGATTTCCTCTTCCGTCCATTTTTCCCATTCTTTATTCACTTGCTTCTTCCTTTTCTACGATAAATCGTTGGATCATTTCTAAATCAAATCCTTTTTGATATAAGCTTTGTTTGATTTTTAAATTACGTTTTTTCGGTTCAAATCTCTCATTTTTACGCCATAACTTGTCTCCTTGTGAAACTAATGCTTCATATTCAGCGTCTTCATCCGTTTCTTGTGGTAAATGGGCGATGGCTTGTTGGATCGCCTCTTGGGTGAATCCCTTTGTCATCAAGTTTTGTTGAATTTTTCTAAAAAGTTCTTTATGACTTTTCCCATGATTTTTATTGAATAATTTTTCTGCCGTTTGCGATGCTATCGCTATTTGTTCTTCTTCTGGATATTGCAACAGTGCCTGCTCGATGATTTCCGGTTTCAAACCCTTTTGTTGTAATTGCTGAGCTATTTTTTTTGGTCCTTTGTCACTTAGTCGTACATTTGTCCGCACGTAGCTTTCACCATAGACGAGGTCATTGATCAAATCTAATTCCTTTAAACGATCCACGATCTTATTACGGTCAGCTAGTTCAATCTCTTTTTCTTTCAAATAAGTTCTAATTTCTTTTTCCGAACGCAATTGATAACTTAGATAATTGAGCGCTTGTTGGAGACCAAAGTCAAACCCACTACTTTTCTTGATTTCCTCAATTGTTTCTTCTGTTAATTCTTGTCCCTTTAACAAGCGGTAACGCACCAAGATATCTTCTGAAACCTTCAAAGAATCTCCTTCAGATAATTCGACTTGATAAAATGGACCTTTGCCTTTACTGATCCTAGTAACTGTTATCATTGAGTTACCTCCTCGAACGTATATTCTTATCATAACATAGAAAATCCCCATCGCTATTAATAATATGTTAGAATAAAACCACACTATTAGAAAAAAGGAAGATACTTATGACAGAAACCATTGTCAAAAACGGCCAAACCATCCCTTTAAAAATCAAACGACTGGGTATCAACGGTGAAGGGATCGGTTATTTCAAACGTTTGATCATCTTTGTCCCTTATGCACTGCCCAAAGAAGAAGTTCTTGTCAAGATCACGAAAGCAACACCTCGCTATGCGGAAGCTCGGTTAATCAAAGTCAAAAAGCAAAGCAAGGATCGAGTGGTGGCGCCTTGTCCAGTGTATTATGAATGTGGTGGCTGTCAGCTTCAACATTTAGCATATCAGGCGCAACTTGATTTCAAAAAAGATTTGCTTATGCAAGCGCTAGAAAAATTCAAACCGGCTGGCTTTCGTTCTTACAAATTACGTCCAACGATTGGCATGGAAGAACCATGGCATTACCGAAACAAAGCACAATTCCAATTAAGAAAAAATAAGAAAACACAACAAATCGAAGCTGGGCTATATCAAGCAAATTCCCATGAACTTGTGCCATTAATCGATTGCTTAGTTCAAGAACCACAGACACAGAAAGTGATGAATACGGTCGTCGAGTTATTGAATAAGTATGACCTTCCTATCTATGATGAACGGAGCAACAGTGGCATTTTTCGGACGATCATGGTACGTGTTGGAATAAAAACGGGTGAATTACAAGTTGTATTTATTACTCGTAGTCAAAAATTTCCACAAAAAAATGCAATCATCCGTGACATTAACCAACAATTGCCAGAGGTTGTTTCAATCATGCAAAATGTTCAACCTGCTAAAACTTCTCTCGTAATGGGCGATGAAACAATCCACCTTTGGGGAAAAGATGCTATTGAAGAACATCTCAATGAAGTTACTTTTGATCTCTCACCACGAGCTTTTTTCCAGTTGAATCCGCAACAAACAGAAGTCCTTTATAATGAAGGAATCAAAGCACTCGCGATCCAACCAAATGAAACGATCGTAGATGCTTACTGTGGTGTGGGAACGATTGGTTTAAGTGTAGCAAAACAAGCGAGAGAAATCCGTGGAATGGATGTGATTCCTCAGGCTATTGATGATGCACGTAAAAACGCTCAACGTTTAGGGTATACTAATACCCATTATGAAGTTGGAACTGCTGAAGAATTATTACCAAAATGGCTTGAAGAAGGATTTGAACCAGATGGGATCATTGTCGATCCCCCTCGTACAGGGCTTGATCCCCAGTTGATTCAATCGATCCTCAACTATCCGCCAACGAAATTAGTATATATTTCCTGCAACGTCTCAACCTTAGCACGAGATCTGGGACAATTAAGTAAGAAATTCAAAGTGGAATATTTGCAGTCAGTGGATATGTTTCCCCAAACGGCTCGATGTGAAGTCGTTGTAAAATTGACTAGAAGATCAAGTGTTACCAGCAAAAACTAGCTGAACTTTTTTCGGTACTTT harbors:
- the recX gene encoding recombination regulator RecX, whose protein sequence is MITVTRISKGKGPFYQVELSEGDSLKVSEDILVRYRLLKGQELTEETIEEIKKSSGFDFGLQQALNYLSYQLRSEKEIRTYLKEKEIELADRNKIVDRLKELDLINDLVYGESYVRTNVRLSDKGPKKIAQQLQQKGLKPEIIEQALLQYPEEEQIAIASQTAEKLFNKNHGKSHKELFRKIQQNLMTKGFTQEAIQQAIAHLPQETDEDAEYEALVSQGDKLWRKNERFEPKKRNLKIKQSLYQKGFDLEMIQRFIVEKEEASE
- the mutY gene encoding A/G-specific adenine glycosylase, producing the protein MNKEWEKWTEEEIAQFQTQFVGWYEKEKRNLPWRYDRDPYRIWISEIMLQQTRVDTVIAYFYRFMEWFPTIEALAAAPEEKLLKAWEGLGYYSRVRNIQAAAQQIMTEFDGRMPQTPEEISSLKGIGPYTTGAISSIAFGLPEPAIDGNVMRVVSRLFCIEADIAKASSRKIFDEAMRKIIDEKHPGEFNQAMMDLGSAICTPTSPNCESCPIQSFCLAYKKNEQTSFPVKTKKAKPKDVYYVCAAIQNEAGAYYFEERHTQRLLANMWTFPMVEVTKEKYEWMQAEWDQSHEPSLFDQDKVAEEETELPFHFKEQLIWQKRHLGEVTHIFSHLKWHVLLFYGRIPSQSNDKFPKTEITQWLLPEDFDNVAFPKVQVKLNEQLEKNRNNSNPF
- the rlmD gene encoding 23S rRNA (uracil(1939)-C(5))-methyltransferase RlmD, with the translated sequence MTETIVKNGQTIPLKIKRLGINGEGIGYFKRLIIFVPYALPKEEVLVKITKATPRYAEARLIKVKKQSKDRVVAPCPVYYECGGCQLQHLAYQAQLDFKKDLLMQALEKFKPAGFRSYKLRPTIGMEEPWHYRNKAQFQLRKNKKTQQIEAGLYQANSHELVPLIDCLVQEPQTQKVMNTVVELLNKYDLPIYDERSNSGIFRTIMVRVGIKTGELQVVFITRSQKFPQKNAIIRDINQQLPEVVSIMQNVQPAKTSLVMGDETIHLWGKDAIEEHLNEVTFDLSPRAFFQLNPQQTEVLYNEGIKALAIQPNETIVDAYCGVGTIGLSVAKQAREIRGMDVIPQAIDDARKNAQRLGYTNTHYEVGTAEELLPKWLEEGFEPDGIIVDPPRTGLDPQLIQSILNYPPTKLVYISCNVSTLARDLGQLSKKFKVEYLQSVDMFPQTARCEVVVKLTRRSSVTSKN